One window from the genome of Rhinolophus ferrumequinum isolate MPI-CBG mRhiFer1 chromosome 10, mRhiFer1_v1.p, whole genome shotgun sequence encodes:
- the ESPL1 gene encoding separin yields MRSFKGVNFGTLLSSPKEAEALLPDLKEFLSMLPAGSPSCRFDAERRQACDAILRACNQQLTAKLDCPRHLGSLLELAELACNGYLVSNPQRPPLYLERILFIFLRNVAAQGIPEATLRLAQPLHACLVQCSHQAASQDYEAVAQGSFSLLWKAAEALVERRAAHSARLKALSFLVLLEDERTPCELPHFASPTACRVVAAHQLFDASGHGLNEADADFLDDLLSRHVIRALVGEGDSPGPLSPPKALCLLELTLEHCRRLCWSRLYAKATRAVEKAQDYLRKTSLAPSLQLCQLGVKLLQVQEGGPQVVAKLLIKASAVLNSSMETPSPPLRALYDSCQFFLSGLERSTKRRYGPDAIRGLFAFLGGYCSLIRQLQDGICGDSSKQQQSFVQMRFQGLHLYTVVVYDFAQGCQETGLADLAQLADSCKSTVVWMLENLQDLSGQELTDYLGMTASYTSNLAYSFYSHKLYAEACAISEPLCQHLGLAKPGTYPEVSPEKLHRCFRLQVESLKKLGKQAEGCKMVTLWLAALQPCGPKHMAEPVTFWVRVKMDAARAGDKELQLRTLRDSLSGWDAETLAHLLREELQAYKAVRADTGQERFNVICDLLELIPEETPAGAWARATHLVELAQVLCYHDFAQQTDCSALDAIQEALQLLESVKPEAQAEDQLLDDKAQALLWLYICTLEAKMQEGIERDRRAQAPSNLEEFEVNDLNYEDKLQEDRFLSSNIAFNLAADAAQSKCLDQAVALWKKVLTKGQAPAVRCLQQTAASLQILAALYQLVAKPLQALEVLLLVRIVSQKLEDHAKAAGSSCHVTQLLLTLGCPSYAQLHLEEAESSLKFLDHTTDVYLLLSLTCDLLRSQLYYALHKVTEGASLLLSVLRDPALQRSSKAWYLLRVQALQLVAVYLSLSSDILSASLWEQLCAQGWQTPEIALIDSHKLLRSIILLLMGSDVLSIHKTAVETPFLDYGENLVQKWQVLTEVLSCSEKLVSRLGRLGSVSEAKAFCLEALKLTTKLQLPRQCALFLVLKGELELARNDIDLCQSDLRQVLFLLESCTEFCGLAQHPDSVKKVHLQKGKQQAWVPCPPELPEEELFIRGPALELVATLSKEPGPIAPATNSSPILKTKPQPSPGFLTHLPTCDCSLCASPVLSAVCLRWVLVTARVRLAMGHQAQSLDLLQVVLKGCPAATERLTQALQDSLNHKATTSPIPSLFDEILAQAYTQLAQEGLSQPSNKSLEKVLKSGLKFVAARIPHLEPWRASLLLIQALAKLAGLSCCTTQLFANSWGWQPPSVKPRPGSESSKLRNQKPSGRGRQQVVSATLPLHNTSLKGLEGGGPPCTPKPPGRLRQAGPCVPFTVFEEVSPTKNKPEIPKAPKVQQRIQTRLKVIFSDDSDLEDPVEARLAEGAQRRGAAPRGRGRGRGRGRGQARKGPSWKTDAVTAPGGTPGHSGLSGRSRRPKKVASGHREERSPEIRRTIPEEELTDNQMEMSFEILRGSDGEELTSGGKTAAPGPDAAIGECEVLRRDSSKEELPVLCPDKERDQGLRPRLQRPSAPVPIGVSTLDSIYDSLSVAFRGVSHCPPSGLYAHLCRFLALCLGQQDPYATAFLITESVSITCRHQLLTHLHRQLSKAQKHRGSLEIAEQLQGLSLQPRPGDVPLTRIQRLFSFRTSGSGHFPQPEKESFRERLALIPRGVTVCVLALATLQPGTVGDTLLLTRLEKESPPVTVQIPTAQSKLPLSSALKEFDAIQKEQKENSSCTDKREWWTGRLELDHRMEALITSLEKHVLGCWRGLLLPSSEDPGPSQEANHLQELLQECGWKYPDPTLLKVMLSGASRLTPQDIQALAYGLCPARPERAQELLSEAVGRLQGQKVPSNRHLVLVLDKDLQKLPWESMPSLRALPVTRLPSFRFLLSYAITKESGASSVLSQGVDPRSTFYVLNPHNNLSSTEEQFRANFSSEAGWKGVIGEVPSPEQVQAALTEHDLYIYAGHGAGARFLDGQAVLRLSCRAVALLFGCSSAALAVHGNLEGAGIVLKYIMAGCPLFLGNLWDVTDRDIDRYTEALLQSWLGAGPGAPLLYYVNQARQAPRLKYLIGAAPVAYGLPVSLR; encoded by the exons ATGAGGAGCTTCAAAGGAGTCAACTTTGGGACTCTGCTGAGCAGCCCGAAGGAGGCTGAAGCGTTGCTGCCTGACTTGAAG gAGTTCCTGTCCATGCTTCCAGCTGGTTCTCCCAGCTGCCGATTTGATGCTGAGAGGAGACAAGCTTGTGATGCCATCCTGAGGGCTTGCAACCAGCAGCTGACTGCCAAACTGGATTGCCCTAGGCACCTGGGAAGCCTGCTGGAGCTGGCAGAGCTGGCCTGCAATGGCTACCTGGTGTCCAACCCCCAGCGCCCACCCCTCTACCTAGAGCGAATTCTCTTCATCTTTCTGCGGAATGTGGCCGCACAGGGAATCCCAGAGGCCACACTCCGGCTTGCTCAGCCCCTCCATGCCTGCTTGGTGCAGTGTTCTCACCAAGCTGCTTCCCAGGACTATGAGGCTGTGGCTCAGGGCAGTTTTTCTCTGCTTTGGAAGGCGGCAGAAGCTCTGGTGGAGCGGCGAGCTGCACACTCTGCTCGGCTGAAGGCCTTGAGCTTTCTAGTACTTTTGGAGGATGAAAGGACCCCTTGTGAGCTTCCCCACTTTGCTTCTCCAACAGCCTGTCGAGTGGTAGCTGCCCATCAGCTGTTTGACGCCAGTGGGCATGGTCTGAATGAAGCAGATGCTGATTTCCTAGATGACCTGCTCTCCAGGCATGTGATCAGAGCCTTGGTGGGTGAAGGGGACTCGCCTGGTCCTCTTTCTCCACCAAAGGCCCTCTGTCTCTTGGAGCTCACCCTGGAACACTGCCGTCGCCTCTGCTGGAGCCGCCTCTACGCCAAGGCCACCAGGGCAGTAGAGAAGGCCCAAGATTACCTAAGGAAAACCAGCCTGGCTCCCAGCCTCCAGCTATGCCAGCTGGGGGTAAAACTGCTGCAGGTCCAGGAGGGAGGACCTCAGGTGGTGGCCAAGCTTCTGATCAAGGCATCAGCTGTCCTGAACAGCAGTATGGAGACACCATCCCCCCCACTGCGGGCATTGTATGACAGCTGCCAGTTCTTCCTCTCAGGCCTGGAGCGGAGCACCAAGAGGCGCTATGGACCTGATGCCATTCGGGGCCTCTTTGCTTTCCTTGGCGGGTACTGCTCCCTCATTCGGCAGCTGCAGGATGGT aTCTGTGGGGACTCCTCCAAGCAGCAGCAGTCTTTTGTTCAGATGCGATTTCAGGGACTTCACCTCTACACTGTGGTGGTTTATGACTTTGCCCAAGGCTGTCAG GAAACTGGTTTGGCTGACCTGGCCCAGCTAGCGGACAGTTGCAAATCTACTGTTGTCTGGATGCTAGAGAACTTACAGGATCTGTCAGGCCAAGAGCTGACTGACTACCTGGGGATGACTG CCTCTTACACCAGTAACTTGGCCTACAGTTTCTATAGTCACAAGCTCTATGCCGAGGCCTGTGCCATTTCCGAACCCCTCTGTCAGCACCTGGGCTTGGCGAAGCCAGGTACCTATCCTGAGGTGTCTCCTGAGAAG TTGCACAGGTGCTTCCGGCTACAAGTAGAGAGTTTGAAGAAACTGGGTAAACAGGCCGAGGGTTGCAAGATGGTGACTTTGTGGCTGGCAGCCCTGCAGCCCTGTGGCCCCAAACACATGGCTGAGCCAGTCACCTTCTGGGTCCGAGTCAAGATGGATGCAGCCAGAGCTGGAGACAAGGAGCTACAGCTGAG GACTCTTCGAGACAGCCTGAGTGGCTGGGACGCAGAGACCCTGGCCCACCTGCTCAGGGAGGAGCTGCAGGCCTACAAGGCAGTGCGGGCTGACACGGGGCAGGAACGGTTCAACGTTATCTGTGACCTGCTGGAGCTGATCCCCGAGGAGACACCGGCTGGGGCCTGGGCTCGAGCTACCCACCTGGTGGAATTGGCTCAGGTGCTTTGCTACCATGACTTTGCCCAGCAGACCGACTG CTCTGCCCTGGATGCTATCCAGGAAGCCCTACAGCTTTTGGAGTCTGTGAAACCTGAGGCCCAGGCCGAGGATCAGCTTCTGGATGATAAAGCACAGGCCCTGCTGTGGCTCTACATCTGTACCCTGGAGGCCAAGATGCAAGAA GGAATTGAGCGGGATCGGAGAGCCCAGGCCCCTAGTAACCTGGAGGAATTTGAAGTCAATGACCTGAACTATGAAGATAAACTCCAGGAAGATCGTTTCCTGTCCAGTAACATTGCCTTCAACCTGGCTGCAGATGCTG CTCAATCTAAATGCCTGGACCAAGCTGTGGCCCTGTGGAAGAAAGTGCTTACAAAGGGGCAGGCCCCCGCTGTAAGGTGTCTCCAACAGACAGCAGCCTCGCTACAGATCCTAGCAGCCCTCTATCAGCTGGTGGCAAAG cccctgcaggctctggagGTCCTCCTACTTGTACGGATCGTCTCCCAGAAACTGGAGGACCACGCAAAGGCAGCTGGCTCCTCCTGCCATGTCACCCAGCTCCTCCTGACACTCGGCTGTCCCAGCTATGCCCAG TTACACCTGGAAGAGGCAGAATCAAGTCTGAAGTTTCTGGATCATACTACTGACGTATACCTGCTCCTTTCCTTGACCTGTGACCTACTGAGAAGTCAGCTCTACTATGCTTTGCACAAG GTGACGGAGGGTGCCTCTCTGTTGCTGTCTGTGCTTCGGGACCCTGCTCTCCAGAGGTCATCCAAGGCCTGGTACTTGCTGCGTGTCCAGGCCCTGCAGCTGGTGGCAGTCTATCTCAGCCTCTCATCAGACATCCTCTCAGCCTCCCTGTGGGAGCAGCTCTGTGCCCAAG GCTGGCAGACACCTGAGATAGCCCTCATCGACTCCCATAAGCTCCTGCGAAGCATCATCCTCCTGCTCATGGGCAGCGATGTGCTCTCGATTCATAAAACAGCCGTGGAGACACCGTTTCTAGACTATG GTGAAAATCTAGTACAAAAATGGCAGGTGCTGACAGAGGTGCTGAGCTGCTCAGAGAAGCTGGTCTCCCGCCTGGGCCGCCTGGGTAGTGTGAGCGAAGCCAAGGCCTTTTGCTTGGAGGCCCTGAAACTTACAACGAAGCTACAGCTACCTCGCCA GTGTGCCCTGTTCCTGGTGCTGAAGGGGGAGCTGGAGCTGGCACGCAATGACATTGACCTCTGTCAATCGGACCTGCGGCAGGTTCTGTTCTTGCTCGAGTCTTGCACAG AGTTTTGTGGACTAGCCCAGCACCCAGACTCTGTGAAGAAGGTCCACTTGCAGAAGGGGAAGCAGCAGGCCTGGGTCCCCTGTCCTCCAGAACTCCCAGAAGAGGAGCTCTTCATAAGAGGCCCTGCTCTGGAACTGGTGGCCACTCTGTCCAAGGAGCCTGGTCCCATAGCACCTGCTACTAACTCCTCCCCAATCCTGAAAACaaagccccagcccagccctggcttCCTGACCCATTTGCCCACCTGTGACTGCTCGCTCTGTGCTAGCCCTGTCCTCTCGGCAGTCTGTCTACGCTGGGTGTTGGTCACAGCACGGGTGAGACTAGCCATGGGTCATCAGGCCCAGAGTCTGGATCTGCTGCAGGTTGTCCTGAAGGGTTGCCCTGCAGCCACTGAGCGCCTCACCCAAGCTCTACAAGATTCCCTGAATCACAAGGCAACCACCTCCCCCATCCCGAGCCTCTTCGATGAGATCTTGGCTCAGGCATATACACAGCTGGCACAGGAGGGGCTGAGCCAGCCATCAAACAAGAGCCTGGAGAAAGTCCTGAAGTCAGGGTTGAAGTTTGTGGCAGCACGGATACCCCACCTGGAGCCCTGGCGAGCCAGCCTGCTCTTGATTCAGGCCCTTGCAAAGCTGGCTGGCCTCAGCTGCTGCACTACGCAGCTTTTTGCAAACTCCTGGGGCTGGCAGCCACCATCAGTAAAGCCCCGCCCAGGCTCAGAGTCCTCTAAGCTTCGGAACCAAAAACCTTCTGGACGAGGGCGCCAGCAAGTGGTCTCTGCTACCCTGCCCCTCCATAATACCTCTCTGAAAGGTCTGGAAGGTGGAGGACCACCCTGTACACCTAAGCCCCCAGGCCGGCTTAGGCAGGCTGGCCCTTGTGTCCCTTTCACCGTGTTTGAGGAAGTCTCCCCTACAAAGAACAAGCCTGAGATTCCCAAGGCCCCTAAAGTACAACAGAGGATCCAGACCCGCCTGAAG GTAATCTTCAGTGATGACAGTGACTTGGAAGACCCAGTTGAGGCACGGCTGGCAGAGGGCGCCCAGAGACGGGGCGCTGCTccccggggccggggccggggccgagGCCGAGGCCGGGGCCAGGCTCGGAAGGGCCCAAGCTGGAAGACTGATGCAGTGACTGCCCCAGGCGGTACCCCTGGGCACTCGGGCCTCAGTGGCAGGAGCCGGAGGCCCAAGAAGGTGGCGTCTGGGCATCGTGAGGAGCGAAGCCCTGAGATTAGGAGGACCATCCCTGAGGAGGAGCTGACTGACAACCAGATGGAAATGAGCTTTGAGATCCTCAGGGGCTCTGACGGGGAAGAGTTAACGTCAG GTGGGAAGACAGCAGCTCCAGGGCCTGACGCAGCCATAGGAGAATGTGAGGTGTTGAGACGGGATTCCAGCAAAGAGGAGCTGCCCGTCTTGTGCCCAGATAAAGAGCGCGACCAGGGTCTCCGTCCTCGGCTGCAGCGCCCCTCCGCCCCGGTACCCATTG GTGTCTCTACGCTGGATTCCATCTATGACTCACTGAGCGTTGCTTTCCGTGGGGTCAGTCACTGCCCTCCTAGCGGGCTCTATGCTCACCTCTGCCGCTTCCTGGCCTTGTGTCTGGGACAGCAGGATCCCTATGCCACTGCCTTCCTCATCACTGAGTCTGTCTCCATCACCTGTCGCCACCAGCTGCTCACCCACCTCCACAGGCAGCTAAG CAAGGCCCAGAAGCACCGAGGATCACTCGAAATAGCAGAGCAGCTCCAGGGGCTGAGCCTCCAGCCGAGGCCTGGAGATGTCCCCCTGACCCGCATCCAGCGCCTCTTTTCCTTCAGGACGTCAGGGTCTGGCCATTTCCCCCAGCCCGAGAAGGAGAGTTTCCGGGAGCGCCTGGCTCTGATCCCCAGGG gggtgactgtgtgtgtgttggccTTGGCCACCCTCCAGCCTGGAACAGTGGGTGACACCCTCCTGCTGACCCGGCTGGAAAAAGAGAGTCCCCCGGTCACTGTGCAGATCCCCACTGCCCAGAGCAAG CTTCCTCTGAGTTCGGCCCTCAAAGAGTTTGATGCCATCcagaaggaacagaaagagaacaGCAGCTGTACTGACAAGCGAGAATGGTGGACAGGGCGGCTAGAACTGGACCACAGGATGGAG GCCCTCATCACTTCCCTAGAGAAGCATGTGTTGGGCTGCTGGAGGGGGCTGTTGCTGCCATCCAGTGAGGAccctggcccctcccaggaggccaaCCACCTGCAAGAGTTGCTGCAGGAATGTGGCTGGAAATATCCTGACCCCACTCTGCTGAAA GTCATGCTAAGTGGTGCCAGCAGACTCACCCCTCAGGACATTCAGGCCCTAGCCTACGGGCTGTGCCCTGCCCGGCCAGAGCGAGCCCAAGAGCTCCTGAGTGAGGCAGTAGGACGTCTACAGGGGCAGAAAGTACCAAGCAATAGGCACCTTGTCTTAGTGCTGGACAAG GACCTGCAGAAGCTGCCATGGGAAAGCATGCCCAGCCTCCGGGCACTGCCTGTCACTCGGTTGCCCTCCTTTCGCTTCCTACTCAGCTACGCCATCACCAAAGAG TCTGGGGCCTCGTCAGTGCTGAGCCAAGGGGTGGATCCACGCAGTACCTTCTACGTTCTaaaccctcacaacaacctttCAAGCACAGAGGAGCAATTTCGAGCCAATTTTAGCAG TGAAGCTGGCTGGAAAGGGGTGATTGGGGAGGTGCCAAGCCCAGAACAGGTGCAGGCGGCCCTGACGGAGCATGACTTATATAT CTATGCAGGGCATGGGGCCGGTGCCCGCTTTCTGGATGGGCAGGCTGTCCTGAGGCTGAGCTGCCGGGCGGTGGCCCTGCTGTTTGGCTGCAGCAGTGCAGCCCTAGCTGTGCATGGAAACCTGGAGGGCGCTGGCATCGTGCTCAAGTATATCATGGCTGGCTG tCCCCTGTTTCTAGGTAACCTCTGGGATGTGACCGACCGTGACATCGACCGCTACACAGAGGCACTGCTGCAGAGCTGGCTTGGAGCAGGCCCAGGAGCCCCCCTTCTCTACTATGTCAACCAGGCCCGCCAGGCTCCCCGACTCAAGTATCTTATTGGGGCTGCACCTGTAGCCTATGGCTTGCCTGTCTCCCTGCGGTGA
- the MFSD5 gene encoding molybdate-anion transporter translates to MLVTAYLVFVVLLASCLGLELSRCRAKPPGRACSNPSFLRFQLDFYQVYFLALAADWLQAPYLYKLYQHYHFLEGQIAILYVCGLASTVLFGLVASSLVDWLGRKKSCVLFSLTYSLCCLTKLSLDYFVLLVGRALGGLSTALLFSAFEAWYIHEHVERHDFPAEWIPATFARAAFWNHVLAVVAGVAAEAVACWMGLGPVAPFVAAIPLLALAGALALHNWGENYDRQRAFSRTCAGGLRCLLSDRRVLLLGTIQALFESVIFIFVFLWTPVLDPHGAPLGIIFSSFMAASLLGSSLYRIATSKRYHLQPMHLLSLAVLIVVFSLFMLTFSTSPGQESPVESFIAFLLIELACGLYFPSMSFLRRKVIPETEQAGVLNWFRVPLHLLACLGLLVLHDSDRKTGTRNMFSICSAVMVMALLAVVGLFTVVRHDAELQVPSPSGEPYAPEL, encoded by the coding sequence ATGCTGGTGACTGCCTACCTTGTTTTTGTGGTCCTCCTGGCCTCCTGCCTGGGGTTGGAGCTGTCAAGATGCCGGGCTAAGCCCCCTGGAAGGGCCTGCAGCAATCCCTCCTTCCTTCGATTTCAACTGGACTTCTATCAGGTCTATTTCCTGGCCCTGGCAGCTGACTGGCTTCAGGCCCCCTACCTCTATAAACTCTATCAGCATTACCACTTCCTGGAGGGTCAAATTGCCATCCTCTATGTCTGTGGCCTTGCCTCCACAGTCCTCTTTGGACTGGTGGCCTCCTCCCTTGTGGATTGGCTGGGTCGCAAGAAGTCTTGTGTCCTCTTCTCCCTCACTTACTCTCTGTGTTGCTTAACCAAACTATCTCTGGACTACTTTGTGTTGCTGGTGGGCCGAGCACTTGGTGGGTTGTCCACCGCCCTGCTCTTCTCCGCCTTCGAGGCCTGGTACATCCATGAGCACGTGGAGCGGCATGACTTCCCTGCTGAGTGGATCCCAGCTACCTTTGCCCGAGCTGCCTTCTGGAACCATGTGCTAGCTGTAGTGGCAGGTGTGGCAGCTGAGGCTGTGGCCTGCTGGATGGGGCTGGGGCCTGTAGCGCCCTTTGTGGCCGCTATCCCTCTCTTGGCTCTTGCTGGGGCCTTGGCCCTTCACAACTGGGGAGAGAACTATGATCGGCAGCGTGCCTTCTCAAGGACCTGTGCTGGGGGCCTGCGCTGCCTCCTGTCGGACCGCCGTGTGCTGCTGCTTGGTACCATACAGGCCCTGTTTGAGAGTGTCATCTTCATCTTTGTCTTCCTCTGGACACCTGTGCTGGACCCACATGGGGCCCCACTGGGCATCATCTTCTCCAGCTTCATGGCTGCCAGCCTGCTCGGCTCTTCCTTATACCGCATCGCTACCTCCAAGAGGTACCACCTTCAGCCTATGCACCTACTCTCCCTTGCTGTCCTCATCGTCGTCTTCTCCCTCTTCATGTTGACTTTCTCCACCAGCCCCGGCCAGGAGAGTCCAGTGGAGTCCTTCATAGCCTTCCTACTTATCGAATTGGCCTGTGGGCTGTACTTTCCTAGCATGAGCTTCCTGCGGAGAAAGGTGATCCCTGAGACAGAGCAAGCTGGTGTACTCAACTGGTTCCGGGTACCCCTGCACTTACTGGCCTGCCTGGGGCTCCTAGTCCTCCATGACAGTGATCGCAAAACAGGCACTCGGAACATGTTCAGCATCTGCTCTGCTGTCATGGTGATGGCTCTGCTGGCAGTGGTGGGGCTCTTCACCGTGGTAAGGCACGATGCTGAACTGCAAGTGCCCTCACCCTCTGGGGAGCCTTATGCCCCTGAGCTCTAA
- the MYG1 gene encoding MYG1 exonuclease isoform X1, with protein sequence MDRGVLRGLLSLLPPPLHQVRPRMLNPESVPPSKRPRSRLMAAPRIGTHNGTFHCDEALACALLRLLPQYRDAEIVRTRDPKKLAACDIVVDVGGEYDPKRHRYDHHQRSFTETMSSLCPGKPWQTKLSSAGLIYLHFGHKLLAQLLGTNEEDSMVGTLYDKMYENFVEEVDAVDNGISQWEEGEPRYALTTTLSARVARLNPTWNQPDQDTEAGFKRAMDLVREEFLQRLDFYQHSWLPARTLVEEALAQRFQVDPSGEIIELAKGGCPWKEHLYQLESGLSPPATIIFVIYTDLAGQWRVQCVPKELHSFQSRLPLPEPWRGLRDEALDQVTGIPGCVFVHASGFIGGHCTREGALSLARATLAQRPAPTSPTNPLVQ encoded by the exons ATGGACCGCGGAGTTCTGCGCGGTCTCCTCTCGCTGCTACCTCCGCCACTCCACCAGGTGCGGCCTCGCATGCTGAACCCGGAGTCCGTGCCGCCCTCCAAGCGACCCCGCAGCCGCCTCATGGCTGCGCCCCGAATCGGAACGCACAACGGCACCTTCCACTGCGATGAGGCCCTGGCGTGCGCATTGCTGCGTCTCCTGCCGCAGTACCGG GATGCGGAGATTGTACGGACCCGGGACCCCAAAAAACTAGCTGCTTGCGACATCGTGGTGGACGTGGGTGGCGAATACGACCCCAAGAGACACCGATATGACCATCACCAGAG GTCTTTCACAGAGACCATGAGCTCCCTGTGCCCTGGAAAGCCATGGCAGACCAAGCTGAGCAGTGCGGGACTCATCTATCTGCACTTCGGGCACAAGCTGCTGGCCCAGTTGCTGGGCACTAATGAAGAAGACAGCATGGTGGGCACTCTCTATGACAAG ATGTATGAGAACTTCGTGGAGGAAGTGGATGCAGTGGACAATGGGATCTcccagtgggaggagggagaaccTCGATATGCACTGACCACTACGCTGAGTGCCCGAGTTGCCCGGCTTAATCCCACCTGGAACCAGCCTGACCAAGATACAGAG GCTGGGTTCAAACGTGCAATGGATCTGGTTCGAGAGGAGTTTCTGCAGAGACTAGACTTCTACCAGCATAGCTGGCTACCAGCCCGGACTTTGGTAGAAGAAGCCCTAGCCCAGCGATTCCAG GTGGACCCAAGTGGGGAGATAATAGAACTGGCAAAAGGTGGATGCCCCTGGAAGGAGCACCTCTACCAGCTGGAATCTGGACTGTCGCCACCGGCGACCATCATCTTTGTTATCTACACGGACCTGGCTGGACAGTGGCGGGTACAGTGTGTGCCCAAGGAGCTCCATTCATTCCAGAGCAG GCTGCCCCTGCCAGAGCCATGGCGGGGTCTTCGGGATGAGGCCCTGGACCAAGTCACTGGGATTCCTGGCTGCGTCTTTGTCCATGCCAGTGGCTTCATTGGTGGGCACTGCACCCGAGAGGGTGCCTTGAGCCTGGCTCGTGCCACCTTGGCCCAGCGCCCAGCACCTACGTCTCCTACAAATCCCCTTGTCCAATAA
- the PFDN5 gene encoding prefoldin subunit 5, with translation MAQSVNITELNLPQLEMLKNQLDQEVEFLSTSIAQLKVVQTKYVEAKDCLNVLNKHNEGKELLVPLTSSMYVPGKLHDVEHVLIDVGTGYYVEKTAEDAKDFFKRKIDFLTKQMEKIQPALQEKHAMKQAVMEMMSQKIQQLTALGVTQAAKA, from the exons ATGGCGCAGTCGGTTAACATCACCGAGCTGAATCTACCGCAGCTGGAAATGCTCAAGAACCAGCTGGACCAG GAAGTGGAATTCTTGTCTACGTCCATTGCCCAGCTCAAGGTGGTACAGACCAAGTATGTGGAAGCCAAGGATTGTCTGAACGTGCTGAACAAGCACAACGAGG GGAAAGAATTACTCGTCCCCCTGACGAGTTCT ATGTATGTCCCTGGGAAGCTACATGATGTGGAACACGTGCTCATCGATGTGGGAACTGGCTACTATGTAGAGAAG ACAGCTGAGGATGCTAAGGACTTCTTCAAGAGGAAGATAGACTTTCTCACGAAGCAAATGGAGAAAATCCAGCCAGCTCTGCAGGAGAAGCATGCCATGAAACAGG ctgTCATGGAGATGATGAGCCAGAAGATTCAGCAGCTCACAGCCCTGGGAGTGACTCAGGCTGCCAAAGCCTGA
- the MYG1 gene encoding MYG1 exonuclease isoform X2 yields the protein MDRGVLRGLLSLLPPPLHQVRPRMLNPESVPPSKRPRSRLMAAPRIGTHNGTFHCDEALACALLRLLPQYRDAEIVRTRDPKKLAACDIVVDVGGEYDPKRHRYDHHQRSFTETMSSLCPGKPWQTKLSSAGLIYLHFGHKLLAQLLGTNEEDSMVGTLYDKMYENFVEEVDAVDNGISQWEEGEPRYALTTTLSARVARLNPTWNQPDQDTEAGFKRAMDLVREEFLQRLDFYQHSWLPARTLVEEALAQRFQVDPSGEIIELAKGGCPWKEHLYQLESGLSPPATIIFVIYTDLAGQWRVQCVPKELHSFQSRLFSTTRPRMLFPQSEGWLK from the exons ATGGACCGCGGAGTTCTGCGCGGTCTCCTCTCGCTGCTACCTCCGCCACTCCACCAGGTGCGGCCTCGCATGCTGAACCCGGAGTCCGTGCCGCCCTCCAAGCGACCCCGCAGCCGCCTCATGGCTGCGCCCCGAATCGGAACGCACAACGGCACCTTCCACTGCGATGAGGCCCTGGCGTGCGCATTGCTGCGTCTCCTGCCGCAGTACCGG GATGCGGAGATTGTACGGACCCGGGACCCCAAAAAACTAGCTGCTTGCGACATCGTGGTGGACGTGGGTGGCGAATACGACCCCAAGAGACACCGATATGACCATCACCAGAG GTCTTTCACAGAGACCATGAGCTCCCTGTGCCCTGGAAAGCCATGGCAGACCAAGCTGAGCAGTGCGGGACTCATCTATCTGCACTTCGGGCACAAGCTGCTGGCCCAGTTGCTGGGCACTAATGAAGAAGACAGCATGGTGGGCACTCTCTATGACAAG ATGTATGAGAACTTCGTGGAGGAAGTGGATGCAGTGGACAATGGGATCTcccagtgggaggagggagaaccTCGATATGCACTGACCACTACGCTGAGTGCCCGAGTTGCCCGGCTTAATCCCACCTGGAACCAGCCTGACCAAGATACAGAG GCTGGGTTCAAACGTGCAATGGATCTGGTTCGAGAGGAGTTTCTGCAGAGACTAGACTTCTACCAGCATAGCTGGCTACCAGCCCGGACTTTGGTAGAAGAAGCCCTAGCCCAGCGATTCCAG GTGGACCCAAGTGGGGAGATAATAGAACTGGCAAAAGGTGGATGCCCCTGGAAGGAGCACCTCTACCAGCTGGAATCTGGACTGTCGCCACCGGCGACCATCATCTTTGTTATCTACACGGACCTGGCTGGACAGTGGCGGGTACAGTGTGTGCCCAAGGAGCTCCATTCATTCCAGAGCAG GTTATTTTCCACCACCAGACCAAGAATGCTCTTTCCTCAATCTGAGGGGTGGCTGAAATGA